In Odontesthes bonariensis isolate fOdoBon6 chromosome 6, fOdoBon6.hap1, whole genome shotgun sequence, one genomic interval encodes:
- the acsl2 gene encoding long-chain-fatty-acid--CoA ligase 1 isoform X1, whose product MYFQKWLQSLRSHTGLCGSESEDLWSLLPSLHSLSSFSLSTSSLLGLGALASFTAYWLMTRPRPMRPPCDLQAQSVAVGGDPNCRRSAILKDDSLMEFYDDNVRTAYDMFQRGLKIAGNGPCLGSRKPGQPYEWISYTEVAQQAQWIGCGLMAKGYQPNSQQYVGIFSPNRPEWVISEMACYTYSMTVVPLYDTLGMKEMVHILNLTELTVVICDREERAASLLENKEKGSTPEISCLVLFNDFSQAFADRAKRCELEVLKLEHLMDLGRQNLKDPVPPQPKDLAVVSFTSGTTEKPKGAMITHGNIVSNTSSVIKILEDSYVCREDDVSISYLPLAHMFERMIELSMYSIGARVGFYQGDISLLMDDIKTLKPTLFPVVPRILNRIYDKIMGSVTSPLGQALLLFAVRRKQAELSRGIVRNNSLWDKLVFNKIQASLGGNLRFAVTGSAPMSPTVMSFLRAALGCIIFEGYGQTECTAGCTFSLPGDMSTGHVGSPLPCAMMKLRDIPEMNYLVKNKQGEICVRGPTVFKGYMKDPEKTAEALDSDGWLHTGDVGQWLKNGTLRIIDRKKHIFKLSQGEYVAPERIENVYVRSVPVFQVFVDGDSLQSYVLGIVVPDRGVFVDWAKERGFVGSYEELCQNPDAKNAVLEDIRTVGKEAGLKSFEQVKDLYLHPEMFTVANGLLTPTLKSKRADIRRVFQEQLSRMYNKTEF is encoded by the exons ATGTATTTCCAGAAGTGGCTGCAGTCGCTTCGCTCCCACACAGGACTTTGTGGATCTGAATCAGAGGACCTCTGGAGTCTTCTGCCGTCTCTACACTCCTTgtcatctttctctctgtcaacCTCCTCTCTGCTGGGTTTAGGAGCCCTGGCTTCATTCACTGCGTACTGGTTGATGACTCGTCCTCGGCCCATGCGTCCTCCCTGTGATCTACAAGCCCAGTCTGTTGCTGTTGGT GGAGATCCCAACTGCAGGCGATCCGCTATTCTTAAAGATGACTCTCTGATGGAGTTTTACGATGATAACGTCAGGACGGCCTATGACATGTTCCAGAGAGGCCTGAAGATCGCAG GAAACGGCCCGTGTCTTGGCTCGAGGAAACCGGGTCAGCCCTATGAGTGGATATCCTATACTGAG GTGGCCCAGCAGGCCCAGTGGATTGGCTGTGGCCTGATGGCTAAAGGCTACCAGCCAAATTCACAGCAGTATGTTGGGATATTTTCACCAAACAGGCCCGAG TGGGTGATTTCGGAGATGGCTTGCTACACCTACTCCATGACGGTGGTGCCTCTGTATGACACACTGGGGATGAAGGAAATGGTCCACATCCTAAACCTTA CGGAGCTTACAGTGGTGATCTGTGACCGAGAGGAGAGGGCGGCATCTTTGCTGGAGAACAAGGAGAAAGGCTCGACTCCTGAGATCTCCTGCCTGGTTCTCTTTAATGACTTCAGCCAAGCCTTTGCAGACAGGGCAAAGAGGTGTGAGTTGGAGGTTTTGAAACTGGAGCATCTCATG GACCTGGGAAGGCAGAACCTCAAAGATCCTGTG CCGCCCCAGCCTAAGGATCTGGCAGTGGTTTCCTTCACCAGTGGAACCACAG AGAAGCCCAAAGGAGCCATGATCACCCACGGCAACATCGTCTCCAATACTTCCTCTGTCATTAAGATCCTGGAG GATTCGTATGTATGCCGAGAAGACGACGTGTCGATCTCTTACCTGCCGCTTGCCCACATGTTTGAGAGGATGATTGAG ctgtcaatgTACAGCATAGGAGCCCGAGTCGGATTCTACCAAGGGGACATTTCTCTTCTTATGGATGACATAAAAACACTCAAACCCACCTTATTTCCAGTTGTGCCTCGTATACTCAACCGCATCTATGATAAG ATCATGGGTTCCGTGACCTCACCGTTAGGACAGGCTCTGCTTCTTTTCGCTGTGAGGAGAAAGCAGGCAGAGCTCAGCAGGGGGATTGTACGGAACAACAGTCTGTGGGACAAACTGGTGTTCAACAAGATCCAG GCCAGTTTAGGAGGTAATCTACGGTTTGCCGTGACGGGATCAGCACCCATGTCCCCCACAGTGATGTCCTTCCTCAGAGCCGCTCTGGGCTGTATAATATTTGAAGGTTATGGACAGACGGAGTGCACTGCAGGTTGCACTTTCTCTTTGCCAGGGGACATGAgcacag gtcatGTTGGTTCTCCTTTACCCTGCGCCATGATGAAACTGAGAGACATTCCTGAGATGAACTACCTTGTGAAGAACAAACAGGGAGAG ATTTGTGTCCGTGGCCCCACTGTGTTTAAAGGCTATATGAAGGACCCAGAGAAGACGGCCGAGGCTTTGGACAGTGATGGCTGGCTGCACACTGGAGACGTGGGCCAGTGGCTTAAA AATGGCACTCTCCGCATTATTGACAGAAAGAAGCACATCTTCAAGTTGTCGCAGGGAGAGTACGTCGCTCCGGAGAGGATAGAAAATGTCTACGTGCGTTCTGttcctgtgtttcaggtgtTCGTGGATGGAGATAGTTTACAG TCTTATGTCTTAGGGATCGTCGTGCCTGACAGAGGGGTCTTTGTTGACTGGGCTAAAGAGCGGGGTTTTGTGGGGTCCTACGAGGAGCTGTGCCAAAATCCT GATGCAAAGAACGCAGTGTTAGAAGACATTAGAACTGTGGGGAAGGAAGCAGGGCTGAAGTCCTTTGAACAG GTAAAGGATCTTTATTTGCACCCAGAGATGTTCACTGTTGCCAACGGCCTTCTCACACCCACCCTGAAAAGCAAACGTGCCGACATCCGCAGAGTCTTTCAGGAACAGCTATCTCGCATGTACAACAAGACGGAATTTTAA
- the acsl2 gene encoding long-chain-fatty-acid--CoA ligase 1 isoform X2 has product MYFQKWLQSLRSHTGLCGSESEDLWSLLPSLHSLSSFSLSTSSLLGLGALASFTAYWLMTRPRPMRPPCDLQAQSVAVGGDPNCRRSAILKDDSLMEFYDDNVRTAYDMFQRGLKIAGNGPCLGSRKPGQPYEWISYTEVAQQAQWIGCGLMAKGYQPNSQQYVGIFSPNRPEWVISEMACYTYSMTVVPLYDTLGMKEMVHILNLTELTVVICDREERAASLLENKEKGSTPEISCLVLFNDFSQAFADRAKRCELEVLKLEHLMDLGRQNLKDPVPPQPKDLAVVSFTSGTTEKPKGAMITHGNIVSNTSSVIKILEDSYVCREDDVSISYLPLAHMFERMIELSMYSIGARVGFYQGDISLLMDDIKTLKPTLFPVVPRILNRIYDKIMGSVTSPLGQALLLFAVRRKQAELSRGIVRNNSLWDKLVFNKIQASLGGNLRFAVTGSAPMSPTVMSFLRAALGCIIFEGYGQTECTAGCTFSLPGDMSTGHVGSPLPCAMMKLRDIPEMNYLVKNKQGEICVRGPTVFKGYMKDPEKTAEALDSDGWLHTGDVGQWLKNGTLRIIDRKKHIFKLSQGEYVAPERIENVYVRSVPVFQVFVDGDSLQVQHIAQSLMS; this is encoded by the exons ATGTATTTCCAGAAGTGGCTGCAGTCGCTTCGCTCCCACACAGGACTTTGTGGATCTGAATCAGAGGACCTCTGGAGTCTTCTGCCGTCTCTACACTCCTTgtcatctttctctctgtcaacCTCCTCTCTGCTGGGTTTAGGAGCCCTGGCTTCATTCACTGCGTACTGGTTGATGACTCGTCCTCGGCCCATGCGTCCTCCCTGTGATCTACAAGCCCAGTCTGTTGCTGTTGGT GGAGATCCCAACTGCAGGCGATCCGCTATTCTTAAAGATGACTCTCTGATGGAGTTTTACGATGATAACGTCAGGACGGCCTATGACATGTTCCAGAGAGGCCTGAAGATCGCAG GAAACGGCCCGTGTCTTGGCTCGAGGAAACCGGGTCAGCCCTATGAGTGGATATCCTATACTGAG GTGGCCCAGCAGGCCCAGTGGATTGGCTGTGGCCTGATGGCTAAAGGCTACCAGCCAAATTCACAGCAGTATGTTGGGATATTTTCACCAAACAGGCCCGAG TGGGTGATTTCGGAGATGGCTTGCTACACCTACTCCATGACGGTGGTGCCTCTGTATGACACACTGGGGATGAAGGAAATGGTCCACATCCTAAACCTTA CGGAGCTTACAGTGGTGATCTGTGACCGAGAGGAGAGGGCGGCATCTTTGCTGGAGAACAAGGAGAAAGGCTCGACTCCTGAGATCTCCTGCCTGGTTCTCTTTAATGACTTCAGCCAAGCCTTTGCAGACAGGGCAAAGAGGTGTGAGTTGGAGGTTTTGAAACTGGAGCATCTCATG GACCTGGGAAGGCAGAACCTCAAAGATCCTGTG CCGCCCCAGCCTAAGGATCTGGCAGTGGTTTCCTTCACCAGTGGAACCACAG AGAAGCCCAAAGGAGCCATGATCACCCACGGCAACATCGTCTCCAATACTTCCTCTGTCATTAAGATCCTGGAG GATTCGTATGTATGCCGAGAAGACGACGTGTCGATCTCTTACCTGCCGCTTGCCCACATGTTTGAGAGGATGATTGAG ctgtcaatgTACAGCATAGGAGCCCGAGTCGGATTCTACCAAGGGGACATTTCTCTTCTTATGGATGACATAAAAACACTCAAACCCACCTTATTTCCAGTTGTGCCTCGTATACTCAACCGCATCTATGATAAG ATCATGGGTTCCGTGACCTCACCGTTAGGACAGGCTCTGCTTCTTTTCGCTGTGAGGAGAAAGCAGGCAGAGCTCAGCAGGGGGATTGTACGGAACAACAGTCTGTGGGACAAACTGGTGTTCAACAAGATCCAG GCCAGTTTAGGAGGTAATCTACGGTTTGCCGTGACGGGATCAGCACCCATGTCCCCCACAGTGATGTCCTTCCTCAGAGCCGCTCTGGGCTGTATAATATTTGAAGGTTATGGACAGACGGAGTGCACTGCAGGTTGCACTTTCTCTTTGCCAGGGGACATGAgcacag gtcatGTTGGTTCTCCTTTACCCTGCGCCATGATGAAACTGAGAGACATTCCTGAGATGAACTACCTTGTGAAGAACAAACAGGGAGAG ATTTGTGTCCGTGGCCCCACTGTGTTTAAAGGCTATATGAAGGACCCAGAGAAGACGGCCGAGGCTTTGGACAGTGATGGCTGGCTGCACACTGGAGACGTGGGCCAGTGGCTTAAA AATGGCACTCTCCGCATTATTGACAGAAAGAAGCACATCTTCAAGTTGTCGCAGGGAGAGTACGTCGCTCCGGAGAGGATAGAAAATGTCTACGTGCGTTCTGttcctgtgtttcaggtgtTCGTGGATGGAGATAGTTTACAGGTACAACACATAGCACAAAG TCTTATGTCTTAG